From a single Bombus terrestris chromosome 17, iyBomTerr1.2, whole genome shotgun sequence genomic region:
- the LOC100648303 gene encoding putative fatty acyl-CoA reductase CG5065 isoform X1 produces the protein MDTINKETNENGTDEGLNKINSLEEFYAGSGILVTGATGFVGIGLLEKLMRVCPRVAAIFILIRSKNNETVEQRFKKLIDDPIFDDIKAKHPLALSRVYPMKGDVSLPDLGLSREDRNLLSEKVNIVFHAAATVIFNEPLRVAINVNTKGTARVMELWSELKHPISFIQVSTAFSNANLHEIGERVYTTSLKPSEVIDMCDKFDKTSINEIEKKVLKTYPNTYTFSKNLAEQIVASKCKDLPVAIVRPSVIGASLEEPCPGWIQGTSAFTDTFLLIGKGCATAIRGRRDVRFDVVPVDFVVDMIICTAWHVTLHRDHEVKVYNCTSNAYPFKFGPLIDAMVKCNIDTPLNDTLWYPGCLVVANKYIYNVLSVIPRVFPAFVIDIFLKLRRGKPIMMKLLKNGNKLLASITHFTTNEWTFQRDNCSDLARKVKMLHDSDMVKLDLRDMNWEKYIAIYLMGIRKFILKQEFQPTARQRLSRLYWIHQITKISGIISLLWIILYFVY, from the exons ATGGATACAATTAATaaggaaacgaatgaaaatggGACCGATGAAGGATTGAATAAGATAAATTCTCTCGAGGAATTCTACGCCGGTAGTGGGATCCTTGTAACTGGAGCAACCGGATTCGTAGGAATAGGTCTTTTGGAAAAACTGATGCGCGTGTGTCCACGCGTCGCTGCTATTTTTATACTAATTCGTTCAAAAAATAACGAAACCGTAGAACAACGATTTAAGAAGCTGATAGATGATCCC ATCTTCGATGACATCAAAGCAAAACACCCCTTGGCTTTGAGCAGAGTTTATCCCATGAAAGGTGATGTGAGTTTGCCGGATTTAGGTCTTTCGCGAGAAGATAGAAATTTGTTGTCAGAGAAAGTAAACATAGTGTTTCACGCCGCGGCCACTGTGATATTCAACGAGCCGTTACGCGTAGCTATTAATGTGAATACGAAAGGTACCGCTCGTGTCATGGAGCTTTGGAGCGAACTAAAGCATCCGATTAGCTTCATCCAGGTCAGCACAGCTTTTAGTAATGCGAATCTACACGAGATTGGGGAAAGAGTTTATAC CACGAGCTTGAAACCTTCGGAAGTAATAGATATGTGTGACAAATTCGACAAAACGTCGatcaacgaaatagaaaaaaaggtTTTAAAAACTTATCCAAACACATACACATTCAGTAAGAATTTAGCAGAGCAAATTGTAGCAAGCAAGTGCAAAGATCTGCCAGTTGCGATAGTACGGCCAAGCGTAATTGGTGCCTCTTTGGAAGAACCATGTCCTGGTTGGATACAGGGTACTTCTGCATTTACAG ATACCTTTCTGCTAATCGGCAAAGGATGTGCAACAGCGATACGAGGTAGAAGAGATGTAAGATTCGATGTAGTGCCTGTCGATTTCGTAGTCGACATGATAATATGTACTGCATGGCATGTCACGCTCCATCGTGATCATGAAGTTAAAGTATACAACTGCACGAGTAACGCATACCcttttaa GTTTGGTCCGCTGATAGATGCTATGGTAAAATGTAATATAGATACCCCACTGAACGATACGCTATGGTACCCAGGTTGTTTAGTCGtagctaataaatatatttacaacgtTCTGAGTGTAATTCCGCGTGTTTTTCCTGCCTTcgttatagatatatttttaaaactccGACGCGGTAAACCAAT aaTGATGAAACTTCTCAAAAATGGCAATAAGCTGTTAGCATCGATAACACATTTCACCACAAACGAATGGACTTTCCAAAGGGATAACTGTTCCGACTTGGCGAGGAAGGTGAAAATGCTACACGACAGCGATATGGTCAAACTAGATTTACGGGATATGAATTGGGAGAAGTATATTGCAATTTACCTGATGGGTATCAggaaatttattctaaaacaAGAGTTTCAGCCAACAGCCCGACAACGATTATCAAG GTTGTACTGGATACATCAGATTACCAAAATATCCGGCATAATAAGTTTGTTatggataatattatattttgtatactgA
- the LOC100648303 gene encoding fatty acyl-CoA reductase 1-like isoform X3: MKGDVSLPDLGLSREDRNLLSEKVNIVFHAAATVIFNEPLRVAINVNTKGTARVMELWSELKHPISFIQVSTAFSNANLHEIGERVYTTSLKPSEVIDMCDKFDKTSINEIEKKVLKTYPNTYTFSKNLAEQIVASKCKDLPVAIVRPSVIGASLEEPCPGWIQGTSAFTDTFLLIGKGCATAIRGRRDVRFDVVPVDFVVDMIICTAWHVTLHRDHEVKVYNCTSNAYPFKFGPLIDAMVKCNIDTPLNDTLWYPGCLVVANKYIYNVLSVIPRVFPAFVIDIFLKLRRGKPIMMKLLKNGNKLLASITHFTTNEWTFQRDNCSDLARKVKMLHDSDMVKLDLRDMNWEKYIAIYLMGIRKFILKQEFQPTARQRLSRLYWIHQITKISGIISLLWIILYFVY, from the exons ATGAAAGGTGATGTGAGTTTGCCGGATTTAGGTCTTTCGCGAGAAGATAGAAATTTGTTGTCAGAGAAAGTAAACATAGTGTTTCACGCCGCGGCCACTGTGATATTCAACGAGCCGTTACGCGTAGCTATTAATGTGAATACGAAAGGTACCGCTCGTGTCATGGAGCTTTGGAGCGAACTAAAGCATCCGATTAGCTTCATCCAGGTCAGCACAGCTTTTAGTAATGCGAATCTACACGAGATTGGGGAAAGAGTTTATAC CACGAGCTTGAAACCTTCGGAAGTAATAGATATGTGTGACAAATTCGACAAAACGTCGatcaacgaaatagaaaaaaaggtTTTAAAAACTTATCCAAACACATACACATTCAGTAAGAATTTAGCAGAGCAAATTGTAGCAAGCAAGTGCAAAGATCTGCCAGTTGCGATAGTACGGCCAAGCGTAATTGGTGCCTCTTTGGAAGAACCATGTCCTGGTTGGATACAGGGTACTTCTGCATTTACAG ATACCTTTCTGCTAATCGGCAAAGGATGTGCAACAGCGATACGAGGTAGAAGAGATGTAAGATTCGATGTAGTGCCTGTCGATTTCGTAGTCGACATGATAATATGTACTGCATGGCATGTCACGCTCCATCGTGATCATGAAGTTAAAGTATACAACTGCACGAGTAACGCATACCcttttaa GTTTGGTCCGCTGATAGATGCTATGGTAAAATGTAATATAGATACCCCACTGAACGATACGCTATGGTACCCAGGTTGTTTAGTCGtagctaataaatatatttacaacgtTCTGAGTGTAATTCCGCGTGTTTTTCCTGCCTTcgttatagatatatttttaaaactccGACGCGGTAAACCAAT aaTGATGAAACTTCTCAAAAATGGCAATAAGCTGTTAGCATCGATAACACATTTCACCACAAACGAATGGACTTTCCAAAGGGATAACTGTTCCGACTTGGCGAGGAAGGTGAAAATGCTACACGACAGCGATATGGTCAAACTAGATTTACGGGATATGAATTGGGAGAAGTATATTGCAATTTACCTGATGGGTATCAggaaatttattctaaaacaAGAGTTTCAGCCAACAGCCCGACAACGATTATCAAG GTTGTACTGGATACATCAGATTACCAAAATATCCGGCATAATAAGTTTGTTatggataatattatattttgtatactgA